From the Sphingomonas phyllosphaerae 5.2 genome, one window contains:
- a CDS encoding UrcA family protein, with product MTLHDRAALAAMLTLALAPLAASADPTRTPVVAHVMVRDLNLASAAGQQAFDARVRRAATTHCGVAGVDLHARRDVMRCRNEMVADAQTRLVGLTSARSIELAAAR from the coding sequence ATGACCCTTCACGACCGCGCCGCGCTTGCGGCGATGCTGACGCTCGCCCTCGCGCCGCTCGCCGCCAGCGCCGATCCGACGCGCACCCCCGTCGTCGCCCACGTCATGGTGCGCGACCTCAACCTCGCCAGTGCCGCCGGGCAGCAGGCGTTCGACGCGCGTGTCCGCCGCGCCGCGACCACGCACTGCGGCGTCGCGGGCGTCGATCTCCACGCGCGCCGCGACGTCATGCGCTGCCGTAACGAGATGGTGGCGGACGCGCAGACGCGCCTCGTCGGCCTGACGTCCGCGCGTTCGATCGAACTCGCCGCCGCCCGCTGA
- a CDS encoding MFS transporter, whose amino-acid sequence MTQTNAAAPDGLPLPRRYAAIAALCFGTALVIIDGGVANVALPTIARDLHVGSSSVVAIVTVYQLMLVMLMLPFAGLGDRIGLKRMYQLGQLTFTIATLLCFFAKSLPFLLVVRAVQAIGAAGALAVASALIRQTYPAAQLGRGLGVNSVVVASSAAAAPTIGGLVLSIAPWPWVFASAIPFGIASLLLGRALPDPAPNDRPFDITGAVMCAAMFGLVIGGAESAVHGDSPVVSVAIVLLGLVIGRIYVRRERATTQPILPIDLLSRPVIALSTVGGFTAFTASMTLLLSTPFRLTHEYGMTAAAVGAVIAPWPLTNMIVAPLMGWLSDRVPAGLLGGIGMAISVTALLLLAFMPADPSWFDIAWRMSLCGAGFGTFLPPNARLIIGSAPRERAAAAGGLVSTVRLVGQTTGATLVAALLALDVGAGATPPLVAAGLALVAGLCSLARLRPSIRDPRREEAEDVQPAAAVR is encoded by the coding sequence ATGACCCAGACCAACGCCGCCGCACCGGATGGCCTGCCCCTGCCGCGCCGCTATGCCGCGATCGCCGCGCTGTGCTTCGGCACCGCGCTCGTTATCATCGACGGCGGCGTCGCCAACGTCGCGCTCCCGACGATCGCGCGCGACCTGCACGTCGGCTCATCCTCGGTGGTGGCGATCGTCACCGTCTACCAGCTCATGCTGGTCATGCTGATGCTGCCGTTCGCCGGCCTTGGCGACCGCATCGGCCTGAAGCGCATGTACCAGCTCGGGCAGCTTACCTTTACGATCGCCACCTTATTGTGCTTCTTCGCCAAAAGCTTGCCGTTCCTTCTCGTCGTTCGTGCGGTGCAGGCGATCGGCGCTGCCGGAGCGCTGGCGGTCGCCTCGGCGCTGATCCGCCAGACCTATCCGGCCGCGCAACTCGGCCGCGGGCTCGGCGTCAACTCGGTCGTCGTCGCCTCCTCCGCCGCCGCCGCGCCGACGATCGGCGGGCTCGTCCTGTCGATCGCACCGTGGCCGTGGGTGTTCGCCAGTGCGATACCCTTCGGAATCGCCTCCCTGCTGCTCGGCCGCGCGCTGCCTGATCCGGCCCCCAACGATCGTCCGTTCGACATTACCGGCGCGGTCATGTGTGCGGCGATGTTCGGGTTGGTCATCGGCGGCGCCGAGAGCGCGGTGCACGGCGACAGTCCGGTCGTCTCGGTCGCTATCGTACTGCTAGGCCTTGTAATCGGGCGCATCTACGTCCGGCGTGAGCGCGCCACCACGCAACCGATATTGCCGATCGACCTGCTCTCGCGCCCGGTGATCGCGCTGTCGACGGTCGGCGGCTTCACCGCCTTCACCGCCTCGATGACGCTACTGCTGTCGACGCCGTTCCGGCTTACGCACGAATATGGCATGACCGCGGCCGCGGTCGGCGCGGTGATCGCGCCGTGGCCGCTCACCAACATGATCGTCGCGCCGCTGATGGGCTGGCTGTCGGACCGCGTGCCCGCCGGTCTGCTCGGCGGCATCGGCATGGCGATTTCCGTTACCGCGCTGTTGCTGCTCGCGTTCATGCCCGCCGACCCGTCGTGGTTCGACATCGCGTGGCGCATGTCGTTGTGCGGCGCTGGTTTCGGCACGTTCCTGCCGCCGAACGCACGACTCATCATCGGTTCCGCCCCGCGCGAGCGCGCAGCGGCGGCCGGCGGACTGGTCAGCACCGTGCGGCTGGTCGGCCAGACCACCGGCGCCACGTTGGTCGCCGCGCTGTTGGCGCTCGATGTCGGCGCCGGCGCCACCCCGCCGCTGGTTGCGGCCGGCCTTGCCCTGGTCGCCGGGCTGTGCAGCCTCGCGCGCCTGCGCCCA
- a CDS encoding inorganic phosphate transporter, protein MASIVLATSPSAPPAAARSFDAPVHPAARLVFLAIVVCGFGYAGVSVLSDTHQVGEQLELGVFAFLGLALLIALGFEFVNGFHDTANAVATVIYTNALPANVAVVWSGFFNFLGVMASSGAVAYSIITLLPVDLILNVGSGAGFAMIFALLFAAVIWNLATWYVGLPNSSSHTLIGSVLGVGLANQLLTTGARGTSGVDWSQATKVLTGLWMAPLIGFGAAALLLVVLRMVARNPELMTPPEGDAPPPRGIRALLIFTCTAVSFSHGSNDGQKGMGLIMLILIGCAPTAYALNRTLPASETPAFVRSAAGAGAVLKNHGAVPVATAQARALLRHSLASRKVMNDTTYGAVIAVSDDLAERVSGYGSLGKVPASAAPNIRNDMYLVMDATRMIAKSPDNHMNERERDTLTDYQERLESGTRFIPLWVKVAVALALGLGTMVGWKRIVVTVGERIGKQHMTYAMGASAELVAAGTILAADRFGLPVSTTHILSSGVAGASVASGQGLQRRTLIQLAAAWLMTLPVAMLLAGSLYWLLLSLVRAAGL, encoded by the coding sequence ATGGCATCCATTGTCCTCGCGACGTCGCCCTCGGCCCCTCCGGCAGCCGCGCGATCGTTCGACGCACCGGTCCATCCGGCGGCGCGGCTGGTATTCCTCGCCATCGTCGTCTGCGGCTTCGGCTATGCGGGGGTCAGCGTGCTGTCCGACACGCATCAGGTCGGCGAGCAGCTGGAACTCGGCGTCTTCGCCTTCCTGGGGCTCGCGCTGCTGATCGCGCTCGGCTTCGAATTCGTCAACGGCTTCCACGATACCGCCAATGCGGTGGCCACGGTGATCTACACCAACGCGCTTCCCGCCAACGTCGCGGTGGTCTGGTCCGGCTTCTTCAACTTCCTCGGCGTGATGGCCTCGTCGGGCGCGGTTGCCTACTCGATCATCACGCTCCTGCCAGTCGACCTGATCCTCAACGTCGGCTCCGGCGCCGGCTTCGCGATGATCTTCGCGCTCCTCTTCGCCGCGGTGATCTGGAACCTCGCGACCTGGTACGTCGGCCTGCCCAACAGCTCCAGCCACACGCTGATCGGATCGGTGCTCGGCGTCGGCCTCGCGAACCAGTTGCTGACGACCGGCGCGCGCGGCACCTCGGGCGTCGACTGGAGCCAGGCGACCAAGGTCCTGACCGGGCTGTGGATGGCGCCGCTGATCGGCTTCGGCGCCGCCGCGCTGCTGCTGGTCGTGCTGCGGATGGTCGCGCGCAACCCCGAGTTGATGACCCCGCCGGAAGGCGACGCCCCCCCGCCGCGTGGCATCCGCGCGCTGCTGATCTTCACCTGCACGGCGGTATCGTTCAGCCACGGATCGAACGACGGGCAGAAGGGCATGGGCCTGATCATGCTTATCCTGATCGGCTGCGCACCGACCGCTTACGCGCTCAACCGCACGCTGCCGGCCAGCGAGACTCCCGCCTTCGTGCGCAGCGCGGCAGGTGCGGGCGCGGTGCTGAAGAACCATGGCGCGGTACCGGTCGCCACGGCGCAGGCGCGCGCTCTGCTGCGCCATTCGCTGGCGAGCCGCAAGGTGATGAACGACACCACCTATGGCGCCGTCATCGCGGTCTCCGACGATCTCGCGGAGCGCGTCTCCGGCTATGGTTCGCTGGGCAAGGTGCCGGCCAGCGCCGCCCCCAACATCCGCAACGATATGTATCTGGTGATGGATGCGACGCGGATGATCGCCAAATCGCCCGACAATCACATGAACGAACGCGAGCGCGACACGCTCACCGATTATCAGGAGCGGCTGGAAAGCGGCACGCGCTTCATCCCGCTCTGGGTCAAGGTCGCGGTCGCACTGGCGCTCGGGCTCGGCACGATGGTCGGGTGGAAGCGGATCGTGGTCACCGTCGGCGAGCGGATCGGCAAGCAGCACATGACCTACGCGATGGGCGCCTCCGCCGAACTGGTCGCTGCGGGTACGATCCTCGCCGCCGATCGCTTCGGCCTGCCGGTGTCGACGACGCACATACTGTCGTCCGGGGTCGCGGGTGCCTCGGTGGCCAGCGGACAGGGGCTGCAACGCCGTACGTTGATCCAGCTCGCCGCGGCGTGGCTGATGACGCTGCCGGTCGCGATGCTGCTCGCCGGCTCGCTCTACTGGCTGCTGCTGTCGCTGGTTCGCGCCGCCGGGCTCTGA
- a CDS encoding prolyl oligopeptidase family serine peptidase, protein MTSEGDDMVRARTGKWLAGAALIASVAIAGAALAQQRASGGDPYVWLEDKDGPRAQAWVAAENARTLPRLQNDPRYPQFHAEALAIAAAKDRIPMPQQVMGRIVNFWRDADHPQGILRWTTMEDYAASQPGWRTLLDVDALSKAEGRKWVYKGMTCLAPEERLCLIALSEGGEDAITYREFDLAAGDFVAGGFVLPTSKQGAAWIDKDTLLVSRDWGAGTMTASSYPFLVKKLVRGTTLAQATEVFRGAPDDQLGSYASVMTDGAGHRAVFIERQKTFFGAERLLWTPAGVTKLNLPARTAPAAMIGGQVVFTTSEPWGAIPTGAVASVPLKELEAGRIAPTLIFAPTPRQAVAGVDATRHHLIIDYTDNVRGRIGIHTPGAAGWTSRSLSLPDNASFGIAGTSERNDTAFLATTGFLTPTTLARFDAGAATPPVEVKALPAKFDAAGLVAEQFEATSTDGTKVPYFIVHRRDATNDGTTPTIMTAYGGFEVPMLPSYSASTGKLWLERGGAYVLANIRGGGEFGPTWHDAGRKTKRQVIYDDFAAVAKDLIARRLTSPGKLGIYGGSNGGLLMGVEFNQHPELWKAVTIQVPLLDMLRYEKIAAGASWVDEYGSVAVPAERAFLAKISPYHNIRRGVAYPEPYIWTTTKDDRVGPQHARKFAARLKEYGLPYLFYEDTAGGHSGDADIEQGARMQALQMTYFAQKLMGK, encoded by the coding sequence ATGACGAGCGAAGGAGACGACATGGTGCGCGCACGGACGGGAAAATGGCTGGCCGGGGCCGCATTGATCGCTTCGGTTGCCATTGCGGGAGCGGCGCTGGCGCAACAGCGCGCGTCGGGGGGCGATCCGTACGTGTGGCTGGAGGACAAGGATGGTCCGCGCGCGCAGGCATGGGTGGCCGCGGAGAATGCGCGCACACTGCCGCGGCTGCAGAACGATCCGCGCTATCCACAATTCCATGCGGAAGCGCTGGCGATCGCGGCGGCGAAGGACCGGATCCCGATGCCGCAACAGGTAATGGGGCGGATCGTCAATTTCTGGCGCGATGCCGATCATCCGCAGGGCATCCTGCGCTGGACGACGATGGAGGATTACGCCGCGTCGCAGCCGGGGTGGCGAACGCTGCTGGACGTCGACGCGCTGAGCAAGGCCGAGGGACGCAAGTGGGTCTACAAGGGAATGACCTGCCTCGCGCCCGAGGAGCGGCTGTGCCTGATCGCGCTGTCGGAGGGCGGGGAGGATGCGATCACCTATCGCGAGTTCGATCTGGCGGCGGGCGATTTCGTCGCTGGCGGGTTCGTGTTGCCGACCTCCAAACAGGGCGCGGCGTGGATCGACAAGGACACGTTGCTGGTCAGCCGCGACTGGGGCGCGGGGACGATGACGGCGTCGAGCTATCCGTTCTTGGTGAAGAAGCTGGTGCGCGGCACGACGCTGGCGCAGGCGACGGAGGTGTTCCGCGGCGCGCCCGACGACCAGCTGGGCAGCTATGCCAGCGTGATGACCGACGGCGCGGGGCACCGCGCGGTGTTCATCGAGCGGCAGAAGACGTTCTTCGGGGCCGAGCGGCTGTTGTGGACCCCGGCCGGCGTGACGAAGCTGAACCTGCCGGCGCGCACCGCGCCGGCGGCGATGATCGGCGGGCAGGTGGTGTTCACGACCAGCGAGCCGTGGGGTGCGATCCCGACCGGTGCCGTCGCTTCGGTGCCGCTGAAAGAGCTGGAGGCGGGGCGGATCGCGCCGACGTTGATCTTCGCGCCGACCCCGCGGCAGGCGGTGGCGGGCGTGGACGCGACGCGGCATCACCTGATCATCGATTATACCGACAATGTGCGCGGGCGGATCGGCATCCATACGCCGGGCGCGGCCGGCTGGACGTCGCGGTCGCTGTCATTGCCCGACAACGCCAGCTTCGGCATCGCGGGCACGTCGGAGCGCAACGACACCGCGTTCCTGGCGACGACCGGCTTCCTGACCCCGACGACGCTGGCGCGCTTCGACGCCGGCGCGGCCACGCCGCCGGTCGAGGTCAAGGCGTTGCCGGCGAAGTTCGACGCCGCCGGGCTGGTCGCCGAACAATTCGAGGCGACGTCCACCGACGGCACGAAGGTGCCCTATTTCATCGTCCACCGCCGCGATGCCACGAACGACGGGACCACGCCGACGATCATGACCGCCTATGGCGGGTTCGAGGTACCGATGCTGCCGAGCTATTCGGCGTCGACCGGCAAGCTGTGGCTGGAGCGCGGCGGCGCCTATGTGCTCGCCAACATCCGCGGCGGCGGCGAATTCGGGCCGACGTGGCATGATGCCGGGCGCAAGACCAAGCGGCAGGTGATCTACGACGACTTCGCCGCAGTGGCCAAGGACCTGATCGCGCGGCGTCTTACCAGCCCGGGCAAGCTCGGCATCTATGGTGGATCGAACGGTGGCCTGCTGATGGGAGTGGAGTTCAACCAGCATCCGGAATTGTGGAAGGCGGTGACCATCCAGGTGCCGCTGCTGGACATGCTGCGCTACGAAAAGATCGCCGCCGGGGCGTCGTGGGTCGACGAATATGGGTCGGTAGCGGTGCCGGCGGAGCGGGCGTTCCTCGCGAAGATCTCGCCCTATCATAATATTCGTCGCGGGGTCGCGTATCCGGAGCCGTATATCTGGACGACGACCAAGGACGACCGGGTCGGGCCGCAACATGCGCGCAAGTTCGCGGCGCGGCTGAAGGAATACGGGCTGCCGTACCTTTTCTATGAGGATACGGCGGGTGGCCATTCCGGCGATGCCGACATCGAGCAGGGCGCGCGCATGCAGGCGTTGCAGATGACCTATTTCGCGCAGAAGCTGATGGGGAAATAG
- a CDS encoding GFA family protein, whose amino-acid sequence MSITGQITGRCHCGAITYIADGTHEHHAVCHCTDCRRWSGAPLVGWIAFHADQVSVAGTPASYASSEHGVREFCANCGTGLFYRNAAVLPGIVDIQSGTLDAPQDHAPGAQIMCKEKLPWVDSIATLPAFATYPGMD is encoded by the coding sequence ATGTCGATCACGGGTCAAATCACCGGCCGCTGTCATTGTGGCGCGATCACCTACATCGCCGATGGCACGCACGAACATCACGCGGTCTGCCACTGCACCGATTGCCGCCGCTGGTCGGGCGCGCCGCTGGTCGGCTGGATCGCGTTCCACGCGGATCAGGTGAGCGTCGCCGGCACCCCCGCCAGCTACGCATCTTCCGAACACGGCGTCCGTGAGTTCTGCGCCAACTGCGGCACGGGGCTGTTCTATCGCAACGCCGCCGTCCTCCCCGGCATCGTCGACATCCAGTCGGGCACGCTCGACGCGCCGCAGGATCATGCGCCCGGCGCGCAGATCATGTGCAAGGAAAAGCTGCCCTGGGTCGATTCGATCGCGACGCTGCCTGCGTTCGCGACCTATCCCGGAATGGACTGA